The Betaproteobacteria bacterium genome contains the following window.
GTTGGTCGTTCGCGCCGAAGCAATCCCTGCAGAACATCTCGAAGTACTGGTGCTCGGCACTGGCCTGGCAGGCATGTGTGCCGCACTTTCCGCGCGCGAAGCCGGGGCGGCCGTGACGGTCATAGACAAGGCACCGGAGACCTCTCGCGGCGGCAACACCCGTTTTTCCGGCGGCGCGCTTCGCTGTCCTACTGCGGAGACGCCTCCCGAGGCGCTCATCGAGGAGCTCGACAGGATCACCAAGGGGCGCGCTAGTCCAGCGCTCGCCCGCGTGCTGTACGGCCGCGCGGAAGACGATGTGCAATGGTTGATCGGCCTTGGAGCGCCCTTGGCATCGCCCAGCGTGGAAAGACCGGATTTGCGCGGCGGAAAGATGTCCTACCACGTTCGCGGCAACGGCTACGGATTAGTCGAAAGCCTATATCCGCGATTGGCCGAACGCGGCATCGAGTGCAGGTTCGAGACAAAAGCAGTCGATTTCATCACGGACGGAGTCGGACGCGTGAGCGGGGTTCGGGCAAAGACACGCACCGGCTACGTCGACGTGCTGGCGCGCTCCGTCGTGCTCGCCACAGGAGGCTTTCAGGCAAATACCGAGATGCGGGTGCGCTATCTGGGCCGCGAAGCGTCGAGCCTCGTTGTGCGCGGCTCAAAATACAACACCGGCGATGGCATTCGTATGGCGATGGCGGTCGGGGGTCAGTCGCTGGGCGACTGGGGCGGTTTCCACTCGGCCGTGATGGATGCGAGGTCGGAGCCGGTAGAAGCCGGCGAGACGAATATAAACTCGTACCCCTACACCATCATCGTCAACCGCAACGGCGATCGCTTCGTCGACGAAGGCGAGGATTTCTTCGATACGACCTATGTGAAGTACGGCAAGGCTGTGATCGCGCAGCCAGGTTCGATCGCCTACTGCCTGTTCGATGCGAAAGTCGCGGAACAGGAGCTCGTGTATTGCTTGCATCGTGAGTTCGAGCCCGTCCACGCGAGTTCGATCGCACGCCTCGCTCAGGCCCTTGGCATACCGGGCGATCGGCTTCAGGCGACCGTCGATGCTTACAACGGATCGGTTCAGCCCGGCGAGTTCGATCCCGAGCGTCGGGACGGAAAGCGCACGCAGGGAATTGTGCCGCCCAAGTCCAACTGGGCGCTCGCTCTCGACACGGCACCGTTTTTCGCCTATCCGGTCACGGGTGGCATCACGTTCACGCTCGGCGGCCTCAAAGTAGACGACAGGGCGAGGGTGATCGACACCGAAGACCGCGCTATTCCAGGCCTGTATGCCGCAGGTGAGCTGATCGGTGGCCTGTTCTACGACAACTATCCGGGCGGTGCCTCGCTGTTGCGCTCGCTCGTGTTCGGCCGGCTCGCCGGGCGGGAATCGGCCGCGGCCTCGAAGGAAGTGCAGGCGAGCCATGCCGCGCGATGATCTGGTCGGCTTGCGCGGGACCGCGAGGAGCGTGCGTATATGGCGCCATACGCGACGGCCGTAGACCCGTCGGGCTTCCGCGAGCTTCGGTGACGCGCTAGGGCCGTTTACGAACAGCAGGCGCGGCGATTTATGCAGATCTTTGTGTGCGTCAAGCAGGCCCTCGACTGGAACGCCTCCACCAAGGACTTCCGGATCGATTCGGCCACCCACGAAGTGGCGCTCTCTTTCGCGCGTTACCGCATCGACCAGTTCGATGAAATTGCACTTGAGGTGGGATTGCGCTACCGCGAGCGTGTGGGCGGCGAGTTGAGAGCGCTCACCGTCGGAGCCGACGATGCGGACGATGTGCTGCGCCACGCATATGCGATGAAGGCCGACCATGCGAGTCTGATCGACTTCACCGGGTCGGAAGCGTCCAAGCACGAGTTGCTTGCTGCAGCGATACGTCACTACGGCGGGGGAATCGTGTTGTGCGGTCGCACGAGCTCCGTCGGCGGCAGTGGTCAAACCGGTCCTGTACTAGCCGAATTGTTGGGTGTTCCGTTCCTGTCGAACGTCATTCACATCGATGGCGAAGAGAACGCTTGGCTATGTCGGTGCGAAACGGCGAACGGCTACGAAGTGCTGAAGGTTACGGAGCCTTTTGTAGCGAGCGTCACGAACGCGGATTCCAACCTGCCTCGAGTCCCGACAATGAAGGACCTGATGCGCGCACACCGGTCGAAGTTCGAGACGATCACCGCTGACACATTGGTTCCTGCCTGCGCGGCGGCATCCCCGCAGCGAACACGCGTGCTGAAGCGGTACGTGCCGACGATGGCGAGATCGTGCCAGCGCTTAGGCGGCGAAGCGCACGAACAGGCGAGAGCGCTCGCTCAGTACATCCGAAGCGTTTCGAGCCAGGCGTAGGAAATTCGGGTCGGAGATGAAGATTCTCGTTATTGCGGCGCCCACGGATCAGCGTGGCCGCATCGATGAATTGATGAGTGCCGCATATGCCGCGGCGAACGGCACGGAATGCGAGATCGGCGTGGTCTTGACCGGCGAATCCCATGATGCCGCGAGCCTGCAGGGAGCCGATCGCATATATCGTATCGAAAACGTGCTCGGCGCCGCCTTCTACGCCGATGAGTTGGTCCGCGTTGCGGAACAGGCGTGCGCGCTCTTGTCTCCGGCGCTCGTGCTGCTGACCGGAGACGCCCTCGGGCAGCAAGTGGCGCCGCGTATCGCGATCCGCAGAAGGGCCGCTTACGTCAGCGGGTGCTGCGGCTTCGAGCGGAACGATTCCGGCGAGCTCACGTTCGTAAGACCGGTGTATGGCGGCAAAGCGCTCGAAGTGGTGGGAAGCACCGCGTCGTGCACTATTGTCAGCATCAAGGCCAAGGCGTTTCTCGCGATCGAGCGGCGCCCGACCGATGCCCAGGTGGAAACGCTGCGCCTGGTTAGGGACGAGCGCCCGACCGGGGTTACCCGCCTCCACACGGACGCACAGTCGGCGCATGGCGGCCCGAGCCTCGAGGAGGCGGCTGTCATCGTATCGGGAGGAAAAGGCCTGGGCAGCGCCGAGGGATTCGGGCTTCTACGGCGTCTTGCCGACGTGCTCGGCGGAGCAGTAGGCGCATCTCGCGCGGCTGTCGATGCGGGATGGATCGCTTCTGCCTGTCAGGTTGGCCAGACCGGCACGACAGTCGGCCCCGAGCTCTACATCGCGGTGGGCATATCCGGCGCGGTTCAACACTTGGCCGGAATCGGCGCATCCAAGCAAATCGTGGCGATCAACACGGACGAGGAGGCGCCGATTTTCGGCGTGGCCGATGTCGCCGTTGTAGGCGACTACAGCCGGATCGTGCCTGCACTGATCGCGGAGCTGACGGAGAAACGCGCGTGAGCTCGACCTGCAGCTGGATTGCCGCTTTCCGCGGAAATGACGTGGCCCGTGATGGGATTGTCGCCCCGTGAAAGCGGCAGCCCGGAATAGCTGCATGTTACTGCCGACGTGCGCGAGCCTTTTTGCGCGCAGCGACCTGTCGGGATGAGGTCTACGCTGCCCTACAGTTCCGAAGCGCCGTCTTCGAGTCAAAGCACTTCGACGGAGAGATACGTTTTCATCAACGAGAGGAACGCATGAACGAAACCAGAACGCTGGCCAACTGGGTCGCGAACCTGCGCTACGAAGACATACCCGAGAACGTTCGCGAGGTCGCGCGTCAATTCATACTCGACAACTTTGGCTGCCAGATTGCCGGCGCAACGCTGCCGTGGAGCCAGAGTTACTACGATGTGATCCGGCGCACGCGCTCGGGTACTCATTCAACCGTGGCGTACTTCGGCGACAAGCTTGCGCCGGACGACGCGGCCTTCATGAACAGCACGTTCAACCACGCGAACGAAACGGACGACACCCATCTGAAGAGCCCGACGCACCCGGGCGGCATTGCGGTTCCTGCGGCGCTTGCAATGGCCGAATACGCGAAGGCCGGCGGCAAGCAGCTCCTCGTCGCCGTGGTGGCGGCGTACGAGATTCAGATCCGAATCTCCTGGGCCTGTTCTCCGTTCCTGATCTACCGCGGGCATCACCCGCCGGTGGGCGTGGGTCCGTTCGGCGCCGCCGCGGCTTCGGCGGTGCTCATGGGCTTCGACGCGGAGAAGACGCTGAATGCGCTCGCGATCGCCGGCAGCCATTCCGCGGGCCTGATCGAATACACGAAGACGGGTGGATCCGTGAAGCGGATTCACAGCGCAATTCCCACGCAGGCCGGGGTTCGCGCGGCGCTTTTCGCGGAGGCGGGCATTACGGGACCTGCTTCGATACTAGAGGGCGAGAAAGGGTTCTGCAAGGTCTTCGCGGGCGAGTACGACCTGAACCGCCTCACCGAGGGCCTGGGTACGCTCTACCATACGCTCGATAACGCGCTCAAGCCGTATTCCTGCTGCCATCTGATTCACGCCGCATTCGACGCACTGGACCTCGTTCGGGACGAACAGCCGCTCACGCCGGAGCAGGTCAAAGGGATCAAGGTCTACACGAACAGCGAGCCGATCCTGAGCCATATCGGATCGATCATCGAGCCCGAGGACATCCTCGGTGCTCAGTTCAGCCTTCCATTTTCGCTGGCGATGCGCCTGCATCACGGCGGGCGCGGTGTCAACGGCGGCAACGGGTTCTGGGACTACCCCAAGGTCGATCTCAAAGACCCGAAGCTTCTCGAGACCGCGCGCAAAGTCAAATGCGTGGTAGCGAACAACAACGAATGGGAGCGCGTGGACAAGGGCGCGGGAATCGAGATTGAGACCACCGACGGTCGCAGCATCAAGCAGATCGTGCCGTTCTCCAAGGGCTTGCCCGAAAACCCATTGAGCAAGGTCGAGGTGCAGGAGAAATTTCACTCGCTGGTCGATCCGGTGCTTCCGAACGACCGCCCCGGCACGATTGTCGAGGCCGTCGACACGATACAGAACATCGCCAACATCGACGATCTCGTCCAGTTGCTGGTCGTGCCTCCGACCAAGCGTCTGACGTCGATTGCCGGAGGGAAGCGGTAGCCTCGTCGAACGCCGCGGGGAGTGCAGTCTTCCATACGCTCTCCGCTGCGGGTTCTCGAACCTGCGATCGATATGTCCGCCGTCGCGAAAGCATCGGTAACTGCGCTCGATGAAGTGCTCGTGCTCGAGATCGGTGCGCGCATCGGCGTCGGTGCGTGCGGCTCATTGCTAGCGCAGCTCGGTGCGGATGTCGTGCTCGTAGAGCCAGCACAGTCCCTTTCGCAGTGGAAGTGGCGTAGCAGGTCTGTCGTCGCTGCCGGCAAGCGCAGCGTGCGTGCGCGAGGCGCCGATGACGACGTGCTGCGCCAATTGCTCGAGCGCGCGGACGTCGTGCTGGTTTCAAGCGATGTAAGCGCGCCTTCCGAATGGTCACGCAGCGACTGTCAGGTCGTCTGCGACCTGACGGCCTTTGGAAACTCGGGTCCCCTTAGAGGCCGCGCTTACACGGACGCTCTCATCCAGGCGCTCTCCGGCATCGCTGACACTACCGGCGACCCGTCGGGACCGCCCACGCTCGTCGGCCTTCCGATCCTGGAGTTCTCCGCGGGGATCTATGCGGCGGTCTCGGTTCTCGCCGCGCTTCGCGTTCGCGCGCGCTCGGGTTTGGGGCAGGACATCGATATTGCGCTGTACGATTGCGCCATCAGCATGCTCGCTACGTTTCTTCCGTTTCCCGTCAGCGGAAAAAGCGTTACGCGCGCAGGCAATAAGCATTCACTCGCGTCGC
Protein-coding sequences here:
- a CDS encoding FAD-dependent oxidoreductase; this translates as MKRPVPCLQISQITAGGVELVVRAEAIPAEHLEVLVLGTGLAGMCAALSAREAGAAVTVIDKAPETSRGGNTRFSGGALRCPTAETPPEALIEELDRITKGRASPALARVLYGRAEDDVQWLIGLGAPLASPSVERPDLRGGKMSYHVRGNGYGLVESLYPRLAERGIECRFETKAVDFITDGVGRVSGVRAKTRTGYVDVLARSVVLATGGFQANTEMRVRYLGREASSLVVRGSKYNTGDGIRMAMAVGGQSLGDWGGFHSAVMDARSEPVEAGETNINSYPYTIIVNRNGDRFVDEGEDFFDTTYVKYGKAVIAQPGSIAYCLFDAKVAEQELVYCLHREFEPVHASSIARLAQALGIPGDRLQATVDAYNGSVQPGEFDPERRDGKRTQGIVPPKSNWALALDTAPFFAYPVTGGITFTLGGLKVDDRARVIDTEDRAIPGLYAAGELIGGLFYDNYPGGASLLRSLVFGRLAGRESAAASKEVQASHAAR
- a CDS encoding electron transfer flavoprotein subunit alpha/FixB family protein: MKILVIAAPTDQRGRIDELMSAAYAAANGTECEIGVVLTGESHDAASLQGADRIYRIENVLGAAFYADELVRVAEQACALLSPALVLLTGDALGQQVAPRIAIRRRAAYVSGCCGFERNDSGELTFVRPVYGGKALEVVGSTASCTIVSIKAKAFLAIERRPTDAQVETLRLVRDERPTGVTRLHTDAQSAHGGPSLEEAAVIVSGGKGLGSAEGFGLLRRLADVLGGAVGASRAAVDAGWIASACQVGQTGTTVGPELYIAVGISGAVQHLAGIGASKQIVAINTDEEAPIFGVADVAVVGDYSRIVPALIAELTEKRA